The Engraulis encrasicolus isolate BLACKSEA-1 chromosome 22, IST_EnEncr_1.0, whole genome shotgun sequence genome includes a region encoding these proteins:
- the LOC134438510 gene encoding WD repeat-containing protein 76-like isoform X2, with amino-acid sequence MQEDTTSTNDVVRRSARETQHPTGLSVDMKDKLDCVVKVHLVQLNMAPSSPGNHRHMQEDTTSTNDVVRRSARETQHPTRLSVDMKDKLDCVVKVHLVRLNMAPSSPGNHRHMQEDTTSTNDVVRRSARETQHPTRLSVDMKDKLDCVVKVHLVRLNIAPPSPGHHRHMQEDTTSTNDVVRRSARAGRAPPSEGKNHNQVDTSFNNDVIRRSARTQRPIRYFVDSDDGDDDDDSDYSDDHDDSDDSEPKRKRRAVKGGTGSTKYGAPLSEYELERLENIRQSKAFLSSLNLLQLADMMRPKSVPRKKVVREALPPRKSLRLQNIDVDVPESEEELILEGPVPMCPLNLKDGSSLPEELVRLWTEEPVKQDRKWKGMKMDLESYKEGLQKMGIQEDGVAKVVQQIIFSAAFHPCDSSLLMAAGDLWGKVGIWNPEASWGDNGVLIFRPHTRQITSMKFSNSQPSTLITTSADETVRAGDVERATFDEVCRFKDVRSFDFLSDDCTTLLLGNKWGRVTICDMRTRTSSHESFYAMDPFSKKIMRCVHVHPVHRMYFLAAGINGVRIHDVRYLKKESNQAVSDLRGEAFVSGAYFSPDTGNRVLGTCNDDTLRVFDTSQMISSPPLITTIPHSNLVKSWPNIQAMWDPKQDDCFAVGCIGSPPRIKVFHESGELLHTFEIPHEMATGACNIVAFHPTRFALLGGNSRSRLHVFT; translated from the exons ATGCAAGAGGACACAACATCCACCAATGACGTTGTCCGGCGTTCAGCTAGAGAGACACAGCATCCTACAGGGCTCTCTGTTGACATGAAGGACAAACTTGACTGTGTTGTGAAAGTGCATTTAGTTCAGCTAAAT ATGGCACCATCGTCTCCAGGCAACCACCGTCACATGCAAGAGGACACAACATCCACCAATGACGTTGTCCGGCGTTCAGCTAGAGAGACACAGCATCCTACACGGCTCTCTGTTGACATGAAGGACAAACTTGACTGTGTTGTGAAAGTGCATTTAGTTCGGCTAAAT atGGCACCATCGTCTCCAGGCAACCACCGTCACATGCAAGAGGACACAACATCCACCAATGACGTTGTCCGGCGTTCAGCTAGAGAGACACAGCATCCTACACGGCTCTCTGTTGACATGAAGGACAAACTTGACTGTGTTGTGAAAGTGCATTTAGTTCGGCTAAAT atagcACCACCGTCTCCAGGCCACCACCGTCACATGCAAGAGGACACAACATCCACCAATGACGTTGTCCGACGTTCAGCTAGAGCTGGG aGGGCACCACCATCTGAGGGCAAAAATCACAATCAAGTCGACACCTCATTCAACAATGACGTAATCCGGCGTTCAGCTAGGACACAGCGGCCTATACGCTACTTTGTTGacagtgatgatggtgatgacgatgatgacagtGATTACAGTGATGATCATGATGACAGTGATGACAGTGAGCCAAAGAGAAAG AGAAGGGCGGTGAAAGGGGGTACTGGATCGACCAAATAT GGCGCACCTTTGTCTGAGTATGAATTGGAGAGGCTTGAGAACATTCGCCAGAGTAAGGCCTTCCTTTCATCTCTCAACCTATTACAG ctGGCTGACATGATGAGACCAAAGTCTGTACCTCG GAAAAAGGTGGTAAGGGAGGCCCTTCCTCCTAGGAAGTCACTGCGTCTGCAGAACATAGACGTGGACGTTCCAGAATCTGAG GAAGAGCTCATCCTGGAGGGGCCTGTCCCAATGTGCCCTTTGAACCTGAAAGATGGGAGTTCACTTCCTGAGGAGTTGGTCCGTCTGTGGACTGAG GAACCTGTCAAGCAAGACAGAAAATGGAAAGGAATGAAAATGGACTTGGAGAG TTACAAGGAGGGCCTTCAGAAGATGGGGATACAGGAGGATGGTGTTGCGAAGGTGGTGCAGCAAATTATCTTCTCAGCAGCTTTCCATCCCTGTGACAGCAGTCTGCTAATGGCCGCTGGGGACCTCTGGggcaaagtgggcatctggaatcCG GAGGCTAGCTGGGGGGACAATGGAGTTCTGATCTTCAGACCACACACCAGACAGATCACCTCCATGAAGTTTTCAAACTCGCAACCGTCGACCCTCATCACTACCAGTGCTGACGAGACTGTACGGGCTGGAGATGTGGAACGCGCCACTTTTGATGAG GTGTGCCGTTTTAAGGACGTGAGGAGCTTTGATTTCTTGTCGGACGACTGCACCACATTACTCTTAGGAAACAAATGGGGACGTGTTACCATCTGCGACATGCGCACTCGAAC GTCATCACATGAGTCTTTCTATGCTATGGATCCCTTCTCAAAGAAGATTATGCGCTGTGTCCACGTTCATCCTGTACACCGGATGTACTTTTTGGCAGCTGGGATCAA TGGGGTCCGTATTCATGATGTACGGTACCTGAAGAAGGAGTCCAACCAGGCTGTGTCGGACCTGAGGGGGGAGGCTTTTGTAAGCGGTGCCTACTTCTCTCCTGACACAGGAAACCGAGTACTTGGTACCTGCAATGATGAcacactcag GGTGTTTGACACATCACAGATGATCTCTTCACCACCCCTCATCACCACCATCCC GCACTCCAACCTTGTTAAAAGCTGGCCCAATATCCAGGCCATGTGGGACCCCAAACAGGATGACTGCTTTGCTGTGGGCTGCATTGGATCGCCACCCAGAATTAAAGTTTTCCACGAGAGTGGCGAGCTGCTCCATACATTCGAAATCCCACACGAAATGGCGACAGGCGCGTGTAACATTGTGGCATTCCACCCCACCAGGTTTGCACTGCTTGGGGGAAATTCCCGTTCCAGGCTCCATGTCTTTACATAA
- the LOC134438510 gene encoding WD repeat-containing protein 76-like isoform X1, with translation MKDKLHCVVKVHLVRLHIAPSSPGHHRHMQEDTTSTNDVVRRSARETQHPTGLSVDMKDKLDCVVKVHLVQLNMAPSSPGNHRHMQEDTTSTNDVVRRSARETQHPTRLSVDMKDKLDCVVKVHLVRLNMAPSSPGNHRHMQEDTTSTNDVVRRSARETQHPTRLSVDMKDKLDCVVKVHLVRLNIAPPSPGHHRHMQEDTTSTNDVVRRSARAGRAPPSEGKNHNQVDTSFNNDVIRRSARTQRPIRYFVDSDDGDDDDDSDYSDDHDDSDDSEPKRKRRAVKGGTGSTKYGAPLSEYELERLENIRQSKAFLSSLNLLQLADMMRPKSVPRKKVVREALPPRKSLRLQNIDVDVPESEEELILEGPVPMCPLNLKDGSSLPEELVRLWTEEPVKQDRKWKGMKMDLESYKEGLQKMGIQEDGVAKVVQQIIFSAAFHPCDSSLLMAAGDLWGKVGIWNPEASWGDNGVLIFRPHTRQITSMKFSNSQPSTLITTSADETVRAGDVERATFDEVCRFKDVRSFDFLSDDCTTLLLGNKWGRVTICDMRTRTSSHESFYAMDPFSKKIMRCVHVHPVHRMYFLAAGINGVRIHDVRYLKKESNQAVSDLRGEAFVSGAYFSPDTGNRVLGTCNDDTLRVFDTSQMISSPPLITTIPHSNLVKSWPNIQAMWDPKQDDCFAVGCIGSPPRIKVFHESGELLHTFEIPHEMATGACNIVAFHPTRFALLGGNSRSRLHVFT, from the exons ATGAAGGATAAACTTCACTGTGTTGTGAAAGTGCATTTGGTTCGGCTACAT atAGCACCATCATCTCCAGGCCACCACCGTCACATGCAAGAGGACACAACATCCACCAATGACGTTGTCCGGCGTTCAGCTAGAGAGACACAGCATCCTACAGGGCTCTCTGTTGACATGAAGGACAAACTTGACTGTGTTGTGAAAGTGCATTTAGTTCAGCTAAAT ATGGCACCATCGTCTCCAGGCAACCACCGTCACATGCAAGAGGACACAACATCCACCAATGACGTTGTCCGGCGTTCAGCTAGAGAGACACAGCATCCTACACGGCTCTCTGTTGACATGAAGGACAAACTTGACTGTGTTGTGAAAGTGCATTTAGTTCGGCTAAAT atGGCACCATCGTCTCCAGGCAACCACCGTCACATGCAAGAGGACACAACATCCACCAATGACGTTGTCCGGCGTTCAGCTAGAGAGACACAGCATCCTACACGGCTCTCTGTTGACATGAAGGACAAACTTGACTGTGTTGTGAAAGTGCATTTAGTTCGGCTAAAT atagcACCACCGTCTCCAGGCCACCACCGTCACATGCAAGAGGACACAACATCCACCAATGACGTTGTCCGACGTTCAGCTAGAGCTGGG aGGGCACCACCATCTGAGGGCAAAAATCACAATCAAGTCGACACCTCATTCAACAATGACGTAATCCGGCGTTCAGCTAGGACACAGCGGCCTATACGCTACTTTGTTGacagtgatgatggtgatgacgatgatgacagtGATTACAGTGATGATCATGATGACAGTGATGACAGTGAGCCAAAGAGAAAG AGAAGGGCGGTGAAAGGGGGTACTGGATCGACCAAATAT GGCGCACCTTTGTCTGAGTATGAATTGGAGAGGCTTGAGAACATTCGCCAGAGTAAGGCCTTCCTTTCATCTCTCAACCTATTACAG ctGGCTGACATGATGAGACCAAAGTCTGTACCTCG GAAAAAGGTGGTAAGGGAGGCCCTTCCTCCTAGGAAGTCACTGCGTCTGCAGAACATAGACGTGGACGTTCCAGAATCTGAG GAAGAGCTCATCCTGGAGGGGCCTGTCCCAATGTGCCCTTTGAACCTGAAAGATGGGAGTTCACTTCCTGAGGAGTTGGTCCGTCTGTGGACTGAG GAACCTGTCAAGCAAGACAGAAAATGGAAAGGAATGAAAATGGACTTGGAGAG TTACAAGGAGGGCCTTCAGAAGATGGGGATACAGGAGGATGGTGTTGCGAAGGTGGTGCAGCAAATTATCTTCTCAGCAGCTTTCCATCCCTGTGACAGCAGTCTGCTAATGGCCGCTGGGGACCTCTGGggcaaagtgggcatctggaatcCG GAGGCTAGCTGGGGGGACAATGGAGTTCTGATCTTCAGACCACACACCAGACAGATCACCTCCATGAAGTTTTCAAACTCGCAACCGTCGACCCTCATCACTACCAGTGCTGACGAGACTGTACGGGCTGGAGATGTGGAACGCGCCACTTTTGATGAG GTGTGCCGTTTTAAGGACGTGAGGAGCTTTGATTTCTTGTCGGACGACTGCACCACATTACTCTTAGGAAACAAATGGGGACGTGTTACCATCTGCGACATGCGCACTCGAAC GTCATCACATGAGTCTTTCTATGCTATGGATCCCTTCTCAAAGAAGATTATGCGCTGTGTCCACGTTCATCCTGTACACCGGATGTACTTTTTGGCAGCTGGGATCAA TGGGGTCCGTATTCATGATGTACGGTACCTGAAGAAGGAGTCCAACCAGGCTGTGTCGGACCTGAGGGGGGAGGCTTTTGTAAGCGGTGCCTACTTCTCTCCTGACACAGGAAACCGAGTACTTGGTACCTGCAATGATGAcacactcag GGTGTTTGACACATCACAGATGATCTCTTCACCACCCCTCATCACCACCATCCC GCACTCCAACCTTGTTAAAAGCTGGCCCAATATCCAGGCCATGTGGGACCCCAAACAGGATGACTGCTTTGCTGTGGGCTGCATTGGATCGCCACCCAGAATTAAAGTTTTCCACGAGAGTGGCGAGCTGCTCCATACATTCGAAATCCCACACGAAATGGCGACAGGCGCGTGTAACATTGTGGCATTCCACCCCACCAGGTTTGCACTGCTTGGGGGAAATTCCCGTTCCAGGCTCCATGTCTTTACATAA
- the LOC134439326 gene encoding WD repeat-containing protein 76-like — translation MVPPSPGHHRQTQVDTASTNDVVQRSARRIQQRIHLSVDVCKPKRKCKAMKGDTGSTKYHDAPLSEYELERLENIRQNKAFLSGLNLPQLADMMRPKSVPRKKVVREALPPRKSLRLQNIDVDVPESEEELILEGPVPMCPLNLKDGSSLPEELVRLWTEEPVKQDRKWKGKKMDLESYKEGLQKMGIQEDCVAKVVQQIIFSAAFHPCDGSLLMAAGDFWGKVGIWNPEASWGDNGVLIFRPHTRQITSMKFSNSQPSTLITTSADETVRAGDVECATFDEVCRFKDLRSFDFLSDDCTTLLLGNKWGRVTICDMRTRTSSHESFYAMDPFSSKIMRCVHVHPVHRMYFLAAGINGVRIHDVRYLKKESNQAVSDLRGEAFVRGAYFSPDTGNRVLGTCNDDTLRVFDTSQMISSPPLITSIPHKTKVKGSTNIQAMWDPKQEDCFAVGCIGSPPRIKVFHENGKLLHTFEIPDEMATSACDIVAFHPSRFALLGGNSYARLHVFT, via the exons ATGGTACCACCGTCTCCAGGCCACCACCGTCAAACGCAAGTGGACACAGCATCCACCAATGATGTTGTCCAACGTTCAGCTAGAAGGATTCAGCAGCGTATACACCTCTCTGTTGACGTTTGTAAGCCAAAGAGAAAG TGCAAGGCGATGAAAGGGGATACTGGCTCAACCAAATATCAT gacgcGCCTCTGTCTGAGTATGAATTGGAGAGGCTTGAGAACATTCGCCAGAATAAGGCCTTCCTTTCAGGTCTCAACCttccacag CTGGCTGACATGATGAGACCAAAGTCTGTACCTCG GAAAAAGGTGGTAAGGGAGGCCCTTCCTCCTAGGAAGTCACTGCGTCTGCAGAACATAGACGTGGACGTTCCAGAATCTGAG GAAGAGCTCATCCTGGAGGGGCCTGTCCCAATGTGCCCTTTGAACCTGAAAGATGGGAGTTCACTTCCTGAGGAGTTGGTCCGTCTGTGGACTGAG GAACCTGTCAAGCAAGACAGAAAatggaaaggaaagaaaatggaCTTGGAGAG ttaCAAGGAGGGCCTTCAGAAGATGGGCATACAGGAGGATTGTGTTGCGAAGGTGGTGCAGCAAATTATCTTCTCAGCGGCTTTCCATCCCTGTGACGGCAGTCTGCTAATGGCCGCTGGGGACTTCTGGggcaaagtgggcatctggaatcCG GAGGCTAGCTGGGGGGACAATGGAGTTCTGATCTTCAGACCACACACCAGACAGATCACCTCCATGAAGTTTTCAAACTCGCAACCGTCGACCCTCATCACTACCAGTGCTGACGAGACTGTACGGGCTGGAGATGTGGAATGCGCCACTTTTGATGAG GTGTGCCGTTTTAAGGACTTGAGGAGCTTTGATTTCTTGTCAGACGACTGCACCACATTACTCTTAGGAAACAAATGGGGACGTGTTACCATCTGCGACATGCGCACTAGAAC GTCATCACATGAGTCTTTCTATGCTATGGATCCCTTCTCAAGCAAGATTATGCGCTGTGTCCACGTCCATCCTGTACACCGGATGTACTTTTTGGCAGCTGGGATCAA TGGGGTCCGTATTCATGATGTACGGTACCTGAAGAAGGAGTCCAACCAGGCTGTGTCGGACCTGAGGGGGGAGGCTTTTGTCAGGGGTGCCTACTTCTCTCCTGACACAGGAAACCGAGTACTTGGTACCTGCAATGATGAcacactcag GGTGTTTGACACATCACAGATGATCTCTTCACCACCCCTCATCACCTCCATCCC GCACAAGACCAAGGTTAAAGGCTCGACCAATATCCAGGCCATGTGGGACCCCAAACAGGAGGACTGCTTTGCTGTGGGCTGCATTGGATCGCCACCCAGAATTAAGGTTTTCCACGAGAATGGCAAGCTGCTCCACACATTCGAAATCCCAGACGAAATGGCGACAAGCGCTTGCGACATTGTGGCATTCCACCCCAGCAGGTTTGCACTGCTTGGGGGAAATTCCTATGCCAGACTCCATGTCTTTACATAA